A region of the Nerophis lumbriciformis linkage group LG13, RoL_Nlum_v2.1, whole genome shotgun sequence genome:
caaacataacagtgtgtatcagaagctgaaactgagccaaaaagatgtgctccctgcaaactgtttggcccatattctgcataacgcaaccagatatggtatatatattcatctcagtggtcactttttgaacaccacaatgtattgaataaatacaaatactgttaacaaacacttgactttaatattttttcctattcagccacacaaacatcatctttaaaccactcaaaattgtactataaataaggtataccagagtcctatgtacactatagtaatttattgatatgccgcataatgtcctcctttttggtgtcatggaaatggtcaccctatacATGGCTAACTCCCAAACCAAGAGGAAGTAGCTGGATAACTGAATACAAACACAGGAAATAACCTGCTCACACTCATGTCATCCATGGTTATTACCAGAAAAAATGTCAATTCTTAACAAGGTGTGTTTATGTGTCTTTGCAGGAGCTCTTTACGGCCGAGTGCAAATTCAAAGAGTCGGTGTTTGAGAACTACTACGTCATCTACTCGTCCATGTTGTACCGACAGCAGGAGTCGGGCCGGGCCTGGTTCCTGGGTCTCAACAAAGAGGGTCAAGCCATGAAGGGGAACCGAGTGAAGAAAACCAAACCAGCCGCTCACTTCCTGCCCAAGCCATTAGAAGGTACTCTAAAGCTAACACTTGGAGCAAGCATGAAAATAAGGTAACAGCTCTTAATTAAAATGTAATCACTGACTAAAATAAAGAGGGACTTACTTAAAGACGTGTCTCGCTATTAATACTGATACTGATAATCAAACAGTAAGTACACATCAAACAGGAAGTagccatttaaaaaataattaacgttaagttgaagtaccaatgatagtcacacagacactaggtgtggcgaaattattctctgcttttgacccatcacccttgatcaccccctgggaggtgaggggagcagtgggcagcagcggtggctgcgcccgggaatcatttgttggtgatttaacccccaattccaacccttgatgctgagtgccaagcagggaggtaatggctcccattttttatagtctttggtttgaactcacaaacctacccatctcagggtacCAAACAAAGAGAAGGTAGCCTGCTAACGTCTGAACAAACATAAAGAAGCCATCTAACAATGTATGTTTAACAAACAGGAAGTAGTCTGCCCTCTAATCAATAAACAGGAAGTAATCTGCTAACTACCTCATAACCAGGACAAACTGGAAGTACGCAAAAGGAAGTAAAAACACctaaatgaaaaaagaaaaatttCTGTATGAAAAGCACACAAATATTAAAcagcttttattatatatatatgtatatatatatatatatatatatatatatatatatatatatatatatatatatatatatatatatatatatatatatatatccatccatccatccatccatcttcttccgcttatccgaggtcgggtcgcgggggcagcagcctaagcagggaagcccagacttccctctccccagccactttgtccagcttttcccgggggatcccgaggcgttcccaggccagccgggagacatagtcttcccaacgtgtcctgggtcttccccgtggcctcctaccgtatatatatatatatatgtatatatatatatatatatatatatgtatgtgtgggaaaaaaatcacaagactatttcatctccacaggcctgtttcatgagggggggtaccctcaatcgtcaggagattttaatgggagcattcgcataccatggtttatatagggcacggagtgggtgggtacaggctggcctaggggcgtggtgattggctcatgtgttacctaggaggtgtttccgtctatggcggcatgttgttacaatttcgctgcgcttgttgagggatgacaggtctggacggtaaataataaacagtttctctttcaagcataggttgcatcttttattaccactattgtaaggtgtgctggatgcaagaatttgccatgttattgaatattcaacattattgtctttgaggtcccaaatgtgtttgctgagttctgtggtattccgcaggttttggttcctgaaagaagccttgtgattgttccatctggttttaaactctccctcggttaatcctacatatgtgtcggatgtgttaatgtccttgcgtgttaccttagatttgtagacaactgatgtttgtaagcaccccccgttgagagggcaatcaggtttcttgcggcagttgcagcctttgttggttttggggtcgctctgtctggaggccgacggctcatttgcaattgttttgttgtggtttgagataatttgtcgtatattgttcatacagctgtacctcaatttaatgttgttcttgttgaatacttttcttaggctgttgcctttgggaaagtgtttgtcaatcagagtgaggaatttgtggccaatgttagttgggacgtttttgctgtatggggggttgtaccagatgatgttgtttcgttttctgttcttttttggttggtttcctggcgtgggttcataggtgagggtgaagttgtatccgctttcatcaagggctttttggtacggggggggttgcttggtcaaattcagctttgctagatgacagcatcgatagccttttattaattccggtaggtattcttttcgtggtggtgggtgggtggttgctgtcatggtgcacgtattggagtgttgtgttggatttcgtgaatggttggtagctgttatttctcaggttgaaagtgacgtcaaggaagttgacggtttgcttgttggcttcaatcgtgatccgtaggccgttctctttgaaaatttggcatatgcacttcttggtattctcgctgctccttggcgaggcgcgacacactgccatatatatatatatatatatatatatatatatatatatatatatatatatatatatatatacatatatatatatatatatatatatgtatatatatatatatatatatatatatacatatatatatatatatatgtatatatgaaatacttcacttggtgaattcacttggtgaattccagctgtcaatatactcctcccctcttaaacacgcccctaaccacgccccgacccacccctgaccacgcccccccccaccccccacctcccgaaatcggaggtttcaaggttggcaagtatgccaatatggctctttcaacattttgggttgccgacccctggtctaagtctaagtctagaacCCTAAACATTTTcaggtagattttttttaaacgcagTTGCCGCTTCGATCGGCGATTGCTGATGTCTCGCTCCCCTTCTGTGTCCGCAGTCGCCATGTACCGAGAGCCATCGCTGCACGACGTGGGGGAGACGGTGCCCAAGGCGGCGGCGGCGGTCCCGCCCAGTAAAAGCACAAGCGAGCCGGTGGTGATGAACGGAGGTAAACCCGTCAGCAAGCCCGACAAACCCGCCACATAGCCACACCCCTCCTACCTCGACTGTGTGCGCCGTGGCGCGCGGGTTTGGGGCGAGGCTAAGGTGATGACGGAGGCGGGGCCTTTTTCAAACCCCCCTCCCACCGCCCCCTTCCCTCCTCTCTCTCGTCTCCATGGGCGGATCCATCTCTTCTCTCGCTCCTCTCCTCTTCCGCCTCGTCCtccccgctttttttttttttttctttcccccaGCTGTCTTGGTGGAGGGATTCTGAGCTGGGGGGGATGGAAGGAGGGTTCTCCAGCGTAGGATAACGGACCTCTCTGATCCTGGAAtgcctttaaaaaacaaaaacaaacaaacaaacaaaaaaaagtcccTCTGGAACTGGTGTGAATGTGTCTTTTACAGCCACTTTGCTTGCTGGGGgtgctttggaaaaaaaaaaaagaactaaaaaaaaacaacgaccCGTCTTTCCTTTTCTTTGACGTGCACCTGCAGATCTATTTTCTATACCACGCTTCACCAGCTCTGTCCTGGGAGAGCGGCTGTATAGATAGAGTAAATACTCGGACCACGGTCCTCTATTTTTTATTATGCGTATGCTCCCCTCCTTTTTCTCCTCCTCTTTCTCTTTTCTAGATTCCTTTTCGTcagttaaacacacacacacacacacacacagacacacacagctcGGAGGCTGCAATCTTCACATTGATGAAGTGCTAATTACCGCCACTGCAACAATCAGTGCAAGGGGACGTGGGCGGTGGACAAAATGGTGGATACATATCACATAAAGCAAGCAAGCGAAGCATAGAAGCCTGAAATCTATTTTTCTTGACGCTTATATCCTAGAGTGTGGGTTCTAGGAGTATCTCTAGGCCTTGTGGGCCTCTGTTTGACTTCTAAGAGACTTCAGTCCGTGCGACTGCGACGACCGGCTGAAACCTTCACACCCGCAAACGAAAAAGCATGGGTTCCTCTGGTGTTCTCCGTCTCTTGCAGCGACGACTCCCTGTATATTGTAACATTTTTActgtatgattaaaaaaaaaaaagctatgatAGGGAGCGGGGAATGACTCTTCATAAAAACTTTTTAAAGGATTATTTATCCAAGCAAGAGGATGCGTCTCCTAGCTCAGCATGCAGAGTCCAGTACCGATCATTCTGGCCTATCACGTGCCTGTTTTCAACCTCgatagttttgtttttgttcccGGCATGCAAAAACCGGTTACCAGTCCCCTACTGGGCCAAGAAGGTGCCTCGCCCTCCCCTTAAACCCGCCCATTCATTTAGAGGACACGTAGCATTCGTTAGCATAGCGAGAAACAACACCCTGCTCACTCAAAAATGaccaaaggcttttttttttctttaccgcCCTTCAACAGGTTGTTATACTACGAAAAAAAGTAGTaataccccccccccaccccaccaaaGTTGTGAGAATAAAGTCCTTAACCGAACGGGAgaacgaaaaaaaaaatgttcaagaaaaaagtaaaaaacaaaaaaagttgtaatgttgcaGGAAAAAGTTGTAATCTGACGAAAacgttgtaattatacaaaaaagtaataatgtttcttaaaaagtaagtttatagtcctttatcattggaattttttatttttttttaatgtcccacTGTTAgaaaagaaacaattatgttataagaaaaagtcggaaacttgcgaaaatgtcatagcgttagtagttgtaattatacaaaaaagtaataatatttcttaaaaagtaagtttatagtctttttgtcattgtaaagttgttttttttttttttaaatgtcgcactcttaggaaagacacaattatgttacaagaaaaagtcggaaacttgcgaaaatgtcatagcgtgagtagttgtaattatacaaaaaagtaatgtttcttaaaaattaagtttatagtcctttatcattggaatttatttttattttttaatgtaccaCTCTTAGGAAAGAcacaattatgttacaagaaatAGTCGGAaacttgcgaaaatgtcatagcgtgagtagttgtaattatacaaaaaagtaataatgtttcttaaaaagtaagtttatagtcctttatcattggatttttttaatttttttttaatgtcccacTCTTAGGAAAGAcacaattatgttacaagaaaaagtcggaaacttgcgaaaatgtcatagcgttagtagttgtaattatacaaaaaagtaataatatttcttaaaaagtaagtttatagtcctttatcattggaaagtttttttttgtttttttttaatgtcgcactcttaggaaagaaacaattatgtgacaagaaaaagtcggaatcttgcgaaaatgtcatagcatgagtagttgtaattatacaaaaaagtaatatttcttaaaaagtaagtttatagtccttttgtCATTGTaaaatttttttggttttttaaaatgtcgcactcttaggaaagaaacaattatgtgacaagaaaaagtcggaatcttgcgaaaatgtcataacgtgtgtagttgtaattatacaaaaaatttataatattattaaaagagtaagtttatagtcctttatcactggaaagttttaaaaaaatttttttaatgtcGAACTCTTAGGAAAGACTgaattatgttacaagaaaaagtcggaaacttgcgaaaatgtcatagcgttagtagttgtaattatacaaaaaagtaataatatttcttaaaaagtacatTTATAGCCGTTTATCATTGTAAAGTTTTTGGGGTTTTTCAaaatgtcgcactcttaggaaagaaacaattatgtgccaagaaaaagtcggaatcttgcgaaaatgtcatagcgtgagtagttgtaattatacaaaaaatgtataatatttcttaaaggactataaacttactttttatcattggaaagtgtttttgtttttttaaatgttgcagtcttaggaaagaaacaattatgttacaagaaaaattcggaatcttgcgaaaatgtcatagcgtgagtagttgtaattatacaaaaaagtactaatatttttttaaaaagtaagtttggagtcctttatcattggaaagttttttttttttttttttaatgtcgcactcttaggaaagaaacaattatgtgacaagaaaaagtcggaatcttgcgaaaatgtcatggcgtgagtagttgtaattatacaaaacatttataatatttcttaaaaagtaagtttatagtcctttatcattggaaagattttttatttttttaaatgtcgcactcttaggaaagacacaattatgttacaagaaaaagtcgtaaacttgcgaaaatgtcatagcatTAGTAGTTGTaatcatacaaaaaagtaataatatttcttaaaaagtaagtttatcgTCCTTTTGTCATTGtaaagttttttgggtttttcaaaatgtcgcactcttaggaaagaaacaattatgtgacaagaaaaagtcggaaacttgcgaaaatgtcatagcgtgagtagttgtaattatacaaaaaagtaatgtttcttaaaaattaagtttatagtcctttatcattggagatttttttttttttttaatgtcccacTCTTAGGAAAGAcacaattatgttacaagaaaaagtcggaaacttgcgaaaatgtcatagcgtgagtagttgtaattatacaaaaaagtaatgtttcttaaaaattaagtttatagtcctttatcattggaatttatttttattttttaatgtcccACTCTTAGGAAAGACATAATTATGTTACAAGAAATAGTCGGAaacttgcgaaaatgtcatagcgtgagtagttgtaattatacaaaaaagtaataatgtttcttaaaaagtaagtttatagtcctttatcattggattctttttttttttttttttttttttttttaatgtcccacTCTTAGGAAAGAcacaattatgttacaagaaaaagtcggaaacttgcgaaaatgtcatagcgttagtagttgtaattatacaaaaaagttataatatttcttaaaaagtaagtttatagtccttttgtCATTGTAAAGTTTCTTGGGTTTTTTAaaatgtcgcactcttaggaaagaaacaattatgtgacaagaaaaagtcggaatcttgcgaaaatgtcgtaatgtgagtagttgtaattatacaaaaaagtaataatttaaaaaaaaaagtaagtttggAGTcttttatcattggaaagtttttttattttattttttttttattttattttttttaatgtcgcactcttaggaaagaaacaattatgtgccaagaaaaagtcggaatcttgcgaaaatgtcatggcgtgagtagttgtaattatacaaaacatttataatatttcttaaaggactataaacttactttttatcattggaaagtttttttgttttttttaaatgttgcactcttaggaaagaaacaattatgttacaagaaaaattcggaatcttgcgaaaatgtcatagcatgagtagttgtaattatacgaaaaatgtaaaatatttcttaaaaagtaagtttatagtcctttatcattggaaagattttttttttttttaaatgtcacacttttaggaaagaaacaattatgttacaagaaaaagtcggaaacttgcgaaaatgtcatagcgttagtagttgtaattatacaaaaaagtaataatatttcttaaaaagtaagtttatagtcctttatcattgtaaagttttttgggtttttcaaaatgtcgcactcttaagaaagaaacaattatgtgacaagaaaaagtcggaatcttgcgaaaatgtcatggTGTGAGTAGTTTTAATTATAcaaaacatttataatatttcttaaaggactataaacttactttttatcattggaaagttttttggttgtttttaaatgtcgcactcttaggaaagacacaattatgttacaagaaaaagtcaaaatcttgcgaaaatgtcgtagcatgagtagttgtaattatacaaaaaaattataatatttcttaaaaagtaagtttatagtcctttataattggaaagtttttttgtttttttttaaatgtcgcactcttgggaaagaaacaattatgttacaagaaaaattcggaatcttgcgaaaatgtcatagcatgagtagttgtaattatacaaaaaagtaatatttcttaaaaagtaagtttatagtcctttatcattgtaaagttttttgggttttttaaaatgtcgcactcttaggaaagaaacaattatgtgacaagaaaaagtcggaatcttgcgaaaatgtcatggTGTGAGTAGTTTTAATTATAcaaaacatttataatatttcttaaaggactataaacttactttttatcattcgaaagtttttttgttttttttaaatgtcgcactcttaggaaagaaacaattatgttacaagaaaaagttataatcttgcgaaaatgtcgtagcgtgagtagttgtaattatacaaaaaatgtataatattattaaaaaagtaagtttatagtcctttatcattggaaagttaaaaaaaaaaaaatgtaatgtcgaactcttaggaaa
Encoded here:
- the fgf14 gene encoding fibroblast growth factor 14 isoform X1, producing the protein MWFLWNIFSKGTHMLQCLCGKSLKKNKNPSDPQLKGIVTRLYCRQGYYLQMNPDGSLDGTKDDSSNSSLFNLIPVGLRVVAIQSVKTGLYIAMNGEGHLYTSELFTAECKFKESVFENYYVIYSSMLYRQQESGRAWFLGLNKEGQAMKGNRVKKTKPAAHFLPKPLEVAMYREPSLHDVGETVPKAAAAVPPSKSTSEPVVMNGGKPVSKPDKPAT